One Aminobacterium mobile DSM 12262 genomic window carries:
- a CDS encoding ABC transporter substrate-binding protein: protein MKKIKWNLFNVLLWVWGFVLLYPVPSFASSMELQYAKGFKVSREEGYSIVTVVQPWAGAREGQQYLLVSQGASIPERLAHLPIVHVPVRRVITTSMTMLPFIEELGGADVFVGVGGKRYVYSNVIRNSDLPDVAADAGAGLRLDVEKILSLRPDVVFVYAYTATEKEAADRLRQLGVPLVIASDYLEEEPLGMAEWIKFVGLFLGEEGEADAFFRRVAEQYNSLVQKVRDMTKERPTVMANAAIGGTWYVPGGRSWPAYLLRDAGGRYLWSDLNQRGGVPIDFENVLERAISCDFWINASSWQSLEDAITEDPRYETFRPFKERRIYNNNARVTKSGANDYYQQGIMRPDLILEDLIAILHPHLLPNHELFFYHQLSERNIP from the coding sequence ATGAAAAAAATTAAATGGAATCTCTTTAATGTTTTACTTTGGGTATGGGGTTTTGTCCTTTTGTATCCCGTCCCTTCTTTCGCCTCTTCTATGGAACTTCAATATGCTAAAGGTTTTAAGGTGAGCAGAGAAGAGGGATATAGCATAGTCACTGTCGTCCAACCTTGGGCTGGAGCCCGGGAAGGGCAACAGTATCTTCTCGTATCACAGGGGGCCTCTATCCCTGAAAGGCTTGCCCATTTGCCAATTGTACATGTCCCAGTTCGACGAGTTATTACCACATCCATGACCATGCTCCCTTTTATAGAGGAACTTGGCGGAGCGGATGTATTTGTGGGGGTGGGAGGGAAACGATATGTATATTCCAACGTTATTCGTAACTCTGATCTCCCTGACGTAGCTGCTGATGCAGGGGCAGGATTGCGCCTCGACGTGGAAAAAATTCTTTCTTTACGCCCGGATGTCGTTTTTGTTTATGCGTATACGGCAACAGAGAAAGAGGCTGCGGATCGGTTACGGCAACTTGGAGTCCCCCTTGTTATTGCGTCAGATTATTTGGAAGAAGAACCTCTCGGTATGGCAGAATGGATTAAATTCGTGGGTTTGTTCCTGGGCGAAGAAGGGGAGGCAGATGCTTTTTTTCGGCGAGTTGCTGAACAATATAACTCTCTCGTACAAAAAGTGCGGGATATGACGAAGGAACGCCCTACAGTTATGGCAAATGCAGCTATTGGCGGGACATGGTATGTTCCAGGAGGACGAAGCTGGCCTGCTTACTTGCTTCGTGATGCAGGAGGCCGCTATCTTTGGTCTGACCTTAATCAGCGGGGAGGGGTCCCCATAGATTTTGAAAATGTGTTAGAACGAGCTATCTCCTGTGATTTTTGGATTAACGCTTCTTCATGGCAAAGCTTAGAGGACGCTATAACTGAAGATCCCCGTTATGAAACGTTTCGTCCCTTCAAGGAAAGAAGAATTTATAATAATAATGCTCGTGTGACGAAAAGTGGAGCTAACGATTATTATCAGCAGGGCATCATGCGCCCAGACTTGATTTTAGAAGATTTAATTGCTATTTTACATCCTCATTTACTGCCAAACCACGAGCTCTTTTTTTATCATCAATTGTCAGAGAGGAATATACCATGA
- a CDS encoding TonB-dependent receptor plug domain-containing protein yields the protein MVVKKKGLIAACMAATFVFMAGAAIGAEKVYDAPEEIVTGSRLATSLEEVPAPTYVITRDQIERSGSRDLATILEQNVPGIYVKQKTGHSNNSQISMRGYVTEVLVLVDGVPYYRSSHGAGAASVDFRDFPISNIERIDVVKGTGSATYGSMAAGGVINIITRKATEGITIEGEVGPNDWRRYFVQGEGAGEKINAGIWYSHKEEGEHRLLEQTEKIYNALDYKENAYGVTLNGKDWNFKSETGEFKNTYETPGWMVPVDINKEKGQYQRHSFRYNGNSYYVLMGYNDQRYYIQQNQDNYYKDRAFTTEFGKRSQWGATLASWGMTYRKEETTYRPSTFDPEINQDRTNYAPFVELSRPFGDVIGTLGLRYEIWRQDNADNYNELMPKMTLQLPLNNNTAWYISAGRFFAMPSMYELHANGPWGTKGNPNLKPEKGWNYDLGIKGANDSGNWGLGIFYSNMKDKIIWRSNTYENMDDFRSYGVEASHKWNLSEKWSFGLSGTWQKAQEKKGNAGNWENSYGLPEWQFMSSLTYHNGPWTTGINCSFVANRSTTPAQKDWTGKLYNPGDDYFQTDIFTEWKSGDHTVRLSCYNLFDEEFTYNSAGWNYYGPERSVYLTWRYSF from the coding sequence ATGGTGGTTAAGAAGAAAGGACTCATTGCGGCGTGCATGGCTGCGACTTTTGTCTTTATGGCAGGAGCGGCAATAGGAGCAGAAAAAGTCTACGATGCTCCTGAGGAAATAGTTACAGGGAGTAGATTGGCGACAAGCCTGGAAGAAGTTCCAGCTCCAACCTACGTTATTACCCGTGACCAAATTGAAAGAAGCGGATCCAGAGATTTAGCAACCATTCTTGAACAGAATGTACCGGGAATTTATGTAAAGCAAAAGACTGGTCATTCGAATAACTCTCAAATTTCTATGAGAGGGTACGTAACTGAAGTGCTTGTTTTAGTTGATGGCGTTCCCTATTACCGCTCATCCCATGGAGCTGGCGCTGCCTCTGTTGATTTTCGAGATTTCCCGATTTCCAACATTGAGCGCATTGATGTAGTCAAAGGAACTGGCTCAGCTACTTATGGTTCCATGGCTGCCGGTGGTGTTATTAATATAATTACCCGGAAAGCCACGGAGGGAATAACTATAGAAGGAGAGGTCGGTCCTAATGACTGGCGACGGTACTTTGTCCAAGGAGAGGGTGCTGGAGAAAAAATCAATGCTGGCATCTGGTATTCCCACAAAGAAGAAGGAGAGCATCGCTTACTTGAACAGACCGAAAAAATCTACAATGCCCTCGACTATAAAGAAAATGCTTACGGCGTAACTCTCAATGGCAAAGACTGGAATTTTAAAAGTGAAACAGGGGAATTTAAGAACACATATGAAACTCCGGGCTGGATGGTCCCAGTAGATATTAACAAAGAGAAAGGACAATATCAGCGACATTCTTTCCGTTACAACGGGAACAGCTACTATGTGTTGATGGGTTATAACGACCAGAGATATTATATCCAGCAAAATCAAGATAACTATTACAAAGATCGGGCTTTTACTACGGAGTTTGGGAAACGAAGCCAATGGGGCGCTACTCTTGCTTCATGGGGAATGACATATAGAAAAGAAGAAACAACATACAGACCATCTACTTTTGACCCTGAAATAAACCAGGATCGGACAAATTACGCCCCCTTTGTAGAACTCTCTCGTCCTTTTGGCGATGTTATCGGAACCCTTGGATTACGATACGAAATATGGCGCCAGGATAACGCAGACAACTATAATGAACTCATGCCCAAAATGACCCTTCAACTTCCGCTCAACAACAACACTGCCTGGTATATTTCTGCCGGGCGTTTCTTCGCTATGCCTAGCATGTATGAACTTCATGCAAATGGTCCATGGGGAACTAAAGGGAATCCCAACCTCAAGCCAGAAAAAGGATGGAATTATGATCTGGGAATAAAAGGAGCAAATGACTCTGGGAATTGGGGCCTCGGAATCTTTTACTCTAATATGAAAGATAAAATCATCTGGCGCAGTAACACCTATGAAAATATGGACGACTTTAGATCTTATGGAGTTGAAGCTAGTCACAAATGGAATCTTTCAGAGAAATGGAGTTTCGGTCTTTCTGGAACGTGGCAAAAAGCTCAGGAGAAAAAAGGGAATGCTGGAAACTGGGAAAATAGCTACGGCTTGCCGGAATGGCAATTTATGTCTTCTCTCACATATCACAACGGTCCATGGACAACTGGAATAAACTGTAGCTTCGTCGCCAACCGATCTACAACCCCTGCTCAAAAGGATTGGACAGGAAAACTTTATAATCCCGGCGACGACTATTTCCAGACAGATATTTTCACTGAGTGGAAATCTGGTGATCATACAGTCCGCTTAAGCTGCTATAACCTCTTTGATGAAGAGTTTACATATAATTCTGCCGGTTGGAATTATTACGGCCCCGAACGAAGCGTTTACCTCACATGGCGATATAGCTTCTAG
- a CDS encoding protein-L-isoaspartate(D-aspartate) O-methyltransferase yields MTHLDWRKEADFMVATQIESRGVRDKHVLAAMKRVPRHLFVFPEYISLAYFDAPLPIGKNQTISQPYMVARMTELLRVSKGMSVLEVGTGSGYQAAILAEMGASVVSLERIEFLAQRAEEVLSQLGYSVMVVVADGRQGYAPKAPYDGILVTAAADIVEEPWQEQLAMGGRIVLPLSIEPGLQRLLVMEKKGEGLWLENWYDYCRFVPVVSGISKQEIHENNDT; encoded by the coding sequence ATGACACATCTTGATTGGCGTAAAGAAGCTGATTTTATGGTAGCAACTCAAATAGAGAGTCGTGGAGTGAGAGATAAACATGTTCTTGCTGCGATGAAACGAGTTCCAAGACATCTTTTTGTTTTTCCCGAATATATTTCTCTTGCTTATTTTGATGCCCCTCTTCCCATTGGTAAAAATCAAACTATATCTCAACCGTATATGGTTGCTCGTATGACGGAACTTTTGAGAGTATCTAAAGGAATGAGCGTATTAGAGGTAGGCACAGGTTCTGGATATCAAGCAGCTATTTTGGCGGAAATGGGTGCCTCAGTTGTCTCTCTTGAACGCATAGAATTTTTAGCACAGAGGGCCGAAGAGGTGCTTTCGCAGCTCGGATATTCCGTAATGGTCGTTGTTGCTGATGGTCGACAGGGATATGCTCCGAAAGCTCCATATGATGGAATCCTTGTGACGGCAGCGGCAGATATAGTGGAAGAACCGTGGCAAGAACAACTTGCTATGGGGGGGCGAATAGTTTTGCCCCTTTCAATAGAACCAGGGTTGCAGCGTCTATTGGTAATGGAGAAGAAGGGAGAGGGGCTATGGTTAGAGAATTGGTATGACTACTGTCGCTTTGTTCCAGTCGTGTCGGGAATAAGTAAACAAGAGATACATGAGAACAACGACACTTAA
- a CDS encoding acyl-[acyl-carrier-protein] thioesterase, with translation MHEETIHIRFFEVNGQGQLKLGPIFNYLQDMADKDASRMNISIPQLMEKGYTWVLHRYHLEMIRYPKLDESLVIRTWHSPLKNLYSLRAFEIRTQSGEALGKAVTSWIIIDYKSHKPVRLDRHVSSEYYEEVVPFEFSFSPIPPLKHIDLEESFPVRMRDLDINNHVNNAVYVEWAAETVPTEVLQTQRPVTINVIFKEQLMYGDAAIVQTQRQKASNSFDHIITRQSDGAEVSRIHTLWERIE, from the coding sequence ATGCATGAAGAAACAATACATATCCGTTTTTTTGAAGTGAATGGACAAGGGCAACTTAAATTAGGCCCCATTTTTAACTATCTTCAGGACATGGCCGATAAAGATGCCTCCCGAATGAACATCTCAATACCACAACTCATGGAGAAAGGGTATACATGGGTGCTTCATCGATACCACCTCGAAATGATACGATACCCAAAACTTGACGAAAGTCTCGTAATTCGCACGTGGCATTCCCCATTAAAGAACCTCTACTCTCTACGAGCTTTTGAGATTCGCACTCAATCTGGAGAAGCCCTCGGGAAAGCCGTAACATCTTGGATTATTATAGACTATAAAAGCCACAAACCGGTACGTCTTGACCGTCATGTCTCTTCCGAATACTATGAAGAAGTAGTTCCTTTTGAGTTCTCTTTTTCACCAATACCGCCTTTAAAACATATAGATTTAGAAGAGTCTTTTCCCGTCCGAATGCGGGATCTGGACATTAATAATCATGTAAACAACGCTGTATATGTAGAATGGGCTGCAGAAACAGTACCCACTGAAGTTTTGCAAACACAGAGGCCGGTGACGATAAACGTTATTTTTAAGGAACAACTCATGTATGGAGATGCTGCTATTGTACAAACCCAAAGGCAAAAAGCTTCAAACTCTTTTGACCATATTATTACCCGACAATCTGATGGAGCAGAAGTTTCAAGGATTCACACGCTATGGGAAAGAATCGAATAA
- the mutY gene encoding A/G-specific adenine glycosylase, whose amino-acid sequence MGKNRIISSKDIERNKINQELLCWFCQNKRDLPWRHCYRPYEVWISEIMLQQTQMDRVIPYFLRWMERFPSLHDIAEAQEEEVLKFWEGLGYYSRVRNIRKAAQMLLSMGYETIPPNENILRELPGIGPYTAGAILSIAYNMPYTAIDGNVRRVLSRIADIAIPVNAGEGKVTVDILASQLLPHDTPRDFNQALMELGALICVPQFPRCIDCPISPFCQAHKTGTERERPVVLYSDKPKKVEAVAALILCEDMLLLRQRPLDGPWSRLWELPWGIKDSKEDYHAIFRKELPEKWMATQKFHEIGSIQHSIMNTRIHLQGYTTSLPYAVPDPVKKTFHWISFENISALTYQAGTRKLLDLFFSKKR is encoded by the coding sequence ATGGGAAAGAATCGAATAATATCTTCTAAGGACATTGAAAGAAATAAAATTAATCAAGAGTTGCTCTGCTGGTTTTGTCAAAATAAGAGGGACCTACCATGGCGCCATTGTTATCGTCCCTATGAGGTATGGATTTCAGAAATCATGTTACAACAGACACAAATGGATCGAGTGATTCCCTATTTTCTCCGCTGGATGGAGCGCTTCCCAAGTCTTCACGATATAGCAGAAGCACAAGAAGAAGAGGTCTTAAAATTCTGGGAAGGGCTAGGCTATTATTCTCGTGTTCGAAATATTCGCAAAGCAGCCCAAATGTTGCTATCTATGGGGTACGAAACAATTCCGCCAAACGAAAACATTCTCCGAGAATTACCTGGCATTGGGCCCTATACGGCTGGAGCCATTCTTAGTATTGCTTATAATATGCCCTATACAGCAATCGATGGGAATGTACGAAGAGTTCTTTCTCGAATAGCCGACATTGCTATACCTGTAAATGCTGGAGAGGGAAAGGTAACCGTAGATATCCTCGCTTCTCAACTTTTGCCCCACGATACCCCTAGAGATTTTAACCAGGCACTCATGGAGTTGGGAGCCCTTATATGTGTTCCACAATTTCCCCGATGTATTGATTGCCCAATTAGCCCCTTCTGCCAAGCGCACAAGACGGGAACAGAAAGAGAGAGACCCGTAGTTCTATATTCAGATAAACCTAAAAAAGTTGAAGCAGTAGCAGCACTTATTTTGTGTGAGGACATGCTATTACTTCGGCAAAGGCCTCTGGACGGCCCGTGGAGCAGACTATGGGAATTGCCGTGGGGAATTAAAGATAGCAAAGAAGATTATCACGCCATTTTCAGGAAAGAACTGCCCGAAAAATGGATGGCTACGCAAAAATTTCACGAGATCGGATCTATACAACACTCGATAATGAATACTCGCATCCACCTCCAAGGCTATACAACATCTCTACCCTATGCTGTACCTGACCCAGTAAAAAAAACTTTTCACTGGATCAGCTTTGAAAACATATCAGCTCTCACATATCAGGCAGGGACTCGCAAACTTTTAGATCTCTTCTTTTCAAAAAAGAGATAA
- a CDS encoding diguanylate cyclase: MKVLVAEDDVTSRFMLQSLLQKWGYEVLTAADGDEAWHILTGEEAPKLAIIDWLMSGLEGPEICRRLREREQTKGNSIYTYLIMLTVRDEKKHILTGLEAGADDYITKPFDAQELHLRVGAGKRIVDLQEALRFHADHDTLTGLLNRRVVFEHLEIEIARSEREGHPLSIALLDLDHFKQVNDTYGHLIGDEVLRDASSRIIQQVRRYDIVGRYGGEEFLLILPGASRDEAFKIAERVRKNIVSCPFSSGEIFLSASLGVALYNKASSVDEFIFAADTALYRAKKNGRNQTSF, encoded by the coding sequence ATGAAAGTTCTTGTGGCAGAAGATGATGTTACGTCGAGATTTATGCTCCAGTCTCTTTTACAAAAATGGGGATATGAAGTTCTAACTGCAGCAGATGGGGATGAAGCTTGGCACATTCTCACTGGTGAGGAAGCGCCGAAACTGGCTATTATTGATTGGCTCATGTCAGGTTTAGAAGGACCGGAGATATGCCGTAGATTGAGAGAGCGTGAACAAACTAAAGGGAACTCTATTTATACGTATTTGATAATGCTTACAGTGCGGGATGAAAAAAAACATATTTTGACAGGTCTTGAAGCTGGAGCGGATGACTATATTACAAAACCTTTCGATGCTCAGGAGTTGCATCTTCGTGTGGGGGCTGGGAAACGTATAGTTGATTTACAAGAAGCCCTCCGTTTCCATGCCGATCACGATACTCTTACAGGCCTTCTAAACAGGCGGGTGGTTTTTGAGCATTTAGAGATAGAGATAGCCCGGTCTGAAAGAGAGGGCCACCCTTTAAGCATCGCTCTTCTTGACCTCGATCATTTTAAACAAGTGAACGATACGTATGGCCACCTTATAGGCGATGAAGTGCTTCGAGATGCTTCTTCTCGTATTATTCAGCAAGTTCGAAGATATGACATTGTCGGTCGCTATGGCGGGGAGGAATTTTTGCTTATATTGCCGGGAGCCAGTCGAGATGAAGCTTTTAAAATAGCCGAGCGAGTAAGGAAAAATATTGTAAGTTGTCCCTTTAGCTCAGGGGAAATCTTCCTTTCAGCAAGCCTTGGGGTTGCATTGTATAATAAGGCGAGTTCCGTTGACGAGTTTATTTTTGCTGCTGATACAGCGCTCTATCGAGCTAAAAAGAATGGGCGAAATCAGACAAGCTTCTAG
- a CDS encoding GAF domain-containing hybrid sensor histidine kinase/response regulator gives MDPYQTIESLEQRMKNLLEEKKAVQQVLEAAISSAGFTTGLNRSMDVETILQQAAMRARLFVKVKTIAFYLFSEDGLDFTCYYCDPQEGFPFIEKEKDNLIEDRTVAWVIDRNRPVVIRSSDDTSFLLLHSIINQGRTLGLMVALLDEDPSEILDISYAFLTVVLNSIANMLRDAEYYSLINSLNEELNMKVKRLEESEHQLEQAVQAKDRFLANVSHEIRTPMNAILGMARLLLDSSLDDEPRDMVRIIFKEAQNLLRLINDILDFSKIEAGKIDLEEVPISIFNLVEDVIKSIRPLAERKRLELRVHVHEDVPPVCVGDPGRIRQILSNLLGNALKFTHVGYVSLEVLERIEAISGSRMLFFKVSDTGVGIPEEQFPKLFHSFTQLDPSTSRKYGGTGLGLAIVKDLVELMGGSVGVNKQENHGSVFWFTLPLKETRERPVNDPPEAAEEEETLLSPQPVMFSKTPYVLVVEDSETNRKVALGFLRKLGCTAEAVSGGEEALEVLGRKEYDLIFMDIQMPGMDGLEVTQAIRSTNLCGKNNRIPIVAMTANAQESEKKRCLLKGMDGYLTKPIIMKELADMLITQLEKPLVAFQKQELLQRLDGDEELLKEILQTFRQDLPKLFQSLLESVEKGAIREVARFAHTIRGASANVGAIPISLQAEVLEKEAECMGSGPFQDALRSLETHIKLFMEATCKIE, from the coding sequence ATGGATCCTTATCAAACCATCGAATCTTTAGAACAAAGAATGAAGAATTTGTTAGAAGAAAAGAAGGCAGTCCAACAGGTACTGGAAGCTGCCATTAGTTCCGCTGGCTTTACTACGGGGCTAAACCGATCTATGGATGTTGAGACGATCCTGCAGCAAGCTGCGATGCGGGCGCGACTTTTTGTAAAGGTAAAAACTATCGCCTTTTACCTTTTCTCTGAGGATGGTTTAGATTTCACCTGTTATTATTGTGACCCTCAGGAAGGGTTCCCTTTTATTGAAAAAGAAAAAGATAATCTGATTGAGGACAGGACTGTGGCATGGGTTATTGACAGAAATAGACCTGTTGTCATCCGTTCTTCTGATGACACCTCGTTTCTTCTTTTACACTCCATTATTAATCAAGGGCGAACGTTAGGCTTAATGGTAGCCTTGCTAGATGAAGATCCTTCAGAGATTCTTGATATTTCTTATGCTTTTTTGACGGTGGTTTTGAATTCCATCGCGAACATGCTAAGAGATGCTGAATATTATAGCCTTATCAACAGCCTGAACGAAGAGTTGAATATGAAGGTCAAACGGTTAGAAGAATCAGAACATCAGTTGGAGCAGGCAGTGCAGGCGAAAGACCGTTTTCTGGCCAATGTGAGCCATGAAATTCGCACTCCTATGAATGCTATTCTTGGAATGGCTCGTCTACTACTCGACTCTTCTCTTGACGATGAACCACGTGATATGGTTCGAATTATTTTCAAAGAGGCTCAAAATCTTTTGCGTCTCATTAATGATATCCTTGATTTTTCTAAAATAGAAGCAGGTAAAATTGATCTAGAAGAGGTTCCCATTTCTATCTTTAATCTTGTCGAGGACGTTATAAAAAGCATCCGTCCTCTTGCAGAGCGAAAAAGGCTTGAATTGAGAGTTCATGTTCACGAAGATGTTCCACCTGTTTGCGTGGGAGATCCTGGACGTATTCGACAGATTCTTTCCAATTTATTGGGGAATGCGTTAAAATTTACTCATGTCGGGTATGTTTCTCTTGAAGTGCTGGAGCGAATAGAAGCTATTTCGGGTTCTCGCATGCTGTTTTTTAAAGTCTCGGATACAGGTGTGGGAATTCCTGAGGAGCAATTCCCGAAGCTTTTTCATTCTTTCACTCAACTTGATCCCTCCACAAGCCGAAAATATGGAGGAACAGGTTTAGGTCTAGCTATAGTAAAAGACCTCGTCGAACTGATGGGTGGTTCAGTAGGGGTAAACAAACAAGAGAATCATGGCTCGGTTTTTTGGTTTACATTACCTCTAAAAGAAACAAGAGAAAGGCCCGTTAACGATCCTCCCGAAGCAGCAGAAGAGGAGGAAACTTTATTGTCTCCTCAGCCCGTGATGTTTTCTAAAACTCCCTACGTTCTTGTTGTTGAAGATTCGGAGACGAATAGAAAAGTAGCTCTCGGCTTTCTTCGAAAGCTAGGCTGTACAGCTGAAGCTGTTTCTGGCGGGGAAGAAGCTTTGGAGGTTCTTGGACGAAAAGAATATGATCTTATTTTTATGGATATACAGATGCCAGGAATGGATGGTTTAGAGGTGACGCAGGCCATTCGGTCGACAAATCTCTGTGGGAAAAACAATCGAATCCCCATAGTGGCTATGACAGCAAATGCCCAAGAAAGCGAGAAGAAGCGATGTTTGTTGAAAGGAATGGACGGGTATCTTACAAAACCTATCATAATGAAAGAGCTTGCGGATATGTTGATAACACAGCTAGAAAAGCCCCTTGTTGCTTTTCAGAAGCAAGAGCTTTTGCAGAGATTAGATGGAGATGAAGAGCTCTTAAAAGAAATACTTCAGACTTTTCGGCAGGATCTTCCTAAACTTTTTCAGTCTTTGCTGGAATCTGTGGAAAAGGGGGCAATTCGAGAAGTTGCTCGATTTGCCCATACTATTCGAGGAGCAAGCGCTAATGTCGGGGCTATTCCCATCAGCCTTCAGGCAGAGGTTTTGGAAAAAGAAGCAGAATGCATGGGATCAGGGCCCTTCCAAGACGCCCTTCGATCTTTGGAGACGCATATAAAATTATTTATGGAGGCTACATGTAAAATAGAATAG
- a CDS encoding HDOD domain-containing protein, protein MGIVSVGNLREGMVLKSDVHAPNGRFVLGKGTSLKVQYVQIFKIWGITEVDVEGVDDHQIHEEQKIEEYKQKRATDLVEKYFPAVDSLEEEMKELYQLCVKRMAFLLPSRLLPDEEKRDFASPLRLGFLRTESKLPLPSLDKLVTGEIRLFSFPDIYFKIQEVLNSPVSSATHIAKVVSTDPSLTVRLLRLVNSSFYGFPSPIQSVSRAIAIVGANQLTSLALAVSTINVFKNIPSSYVDMKSFWKHSIACGVFARLLAYMKRLPSEERFFLAGLLHDIGRVVLYTKLPQYMTRAIEEAEREKVPLLITECRWLGFDHAQLGGLLLREWNIPESIQILVAHHHSPLDAEDHEKDAVIICAADLLANATRIGTSGNYIVPSFSKEMWELLGLSKGMLETVLVQGDRQIAEIMKIFLVA, encoded by the coding sequence ATGGGGATCGTAAGCGTCGGTAATCTACGAGAAGGAATGGTTCTTAAAAGCGACGTACATGCTCCGAATGGTCGGTTTGTTCTTGGGAAAGGGACATCTCTGAAGGTGCAATATGTTCAGATATTTAAAATTTGGGGAATTACTGAAGTTGATGTAGAGGGTGTTGATGACCACCAAATTCATGAGGAGCAAAAGATAGAAGAATATAAGCAAAAACGCGCAACAGATCTTGTGGAAAAGTATTTCCCTGCAGTAGATTCCCTAGAAGAAGAAATGAAGGAGCTTTATCAACTGTGCGTAAAAAGAATGGCTTTTTTGCTCCCTTCTCGTCTTTTACCAGATGAAGAGAAGCGAGATTTTGCATCGCCTCTACGTTTAGGCTTTTTGCGTACGGAAAGCAAGTTGCCCCTGCCTTCTTTAGACAAGTTGGTTACAGGGGAGATCCGTCTTTTTTCCTTCCCTGATATTTATTTTAAGATTCAAGAGGTTCTGAACTCTCCTGTGAGTTCGGCTACTCATATTGCTAAAGTTGTAAGCACAGATCCCAGCCTGACTGTCCGATTACTGCGCCTTGTGAATAGTTCTTTTTATGGGTTCCCATCTCCTATTCAATCAGTGTCCAGAGCTATTGCGATAGTGGGTGCTAATCAGTTAACATCTCTTGCTCTTGCTGTCTCCACGATAAATGTTTTTAAAAATATACCTTCTTCGTATGTAGATATGAAATCTTTTTGGAAACATTCCATTGCATGTGGTGTTTTTGCAAGACTTCTTGCCTATATGAAACGTCTTCCTTCAGAAGAGCGTTTCTTCCTTGCAGGATTGCTTCATGATATAGGTCGAGTGGTACTTTATACGAAACTTCCTCAATATATGACCCGTGCTATTGAAGAGGCAGAAAGGGAAAAGGTACCCCTGTTAATAACCGAGTGCCGTTGGTTAGGTTTTGATCACGCACAATTGGGAGGACTTCTTCTAAGGGAATGGAATATACCTGAATCTATTCAAATTCTTGTAGCCCATCACCACTCACCTCTGGACGCAGAGGATCATGAAAAAGATGCCGTAATAATATGTGCCGCTGATCTTTTAGCTAATGCCACACGTATAGGAACCAGTGGAAATTACATAGTTCCTTCTTTCTCAAAAGAGATGTGGGAGCTTTTAGGGTTGTCGAAGGGTATGTTGGAAACGGTTCTGGTGCAAGGAGATCGCCAAATTGCGGAGATTATGAAAATTTTCCTTGTAGCATAG